One Antiquaquibacter oligotrophicus genomic region harbors:
- a CDS encoding SDR family oxidoreductase — translation MTTLDGKVAWVIGGGSGIGAGAARALADAGATVVVSGRRVSELEAVASVGIHAVPADVSDEQSVVDAHARIEADYGVVDIVVYSAGTNVRNRYWADTTPADFARVVDVNLTGAMRVIHAVLPGMRGKSDGLIVVVSSWAGWRFAPGVGAGYSTSKTALGALVETVNAQERLQGIRATHLCPGEVRTEILNTRPVVPTAEEQELMLTSEDLGDAVRYIAELPSRVCINELVITPTSNTSYA, via the coding sequence ATGACAACTCTCGACGGGAAGGTCGCCTGGGTTATCGGCGGCGGCAGCGGAATCGGCGCGGGTGCGGCGCGTGCACTCGCCGACGCGGGCGCGACCGTTGTTGTGTCCGGCCGCCGCGTCTCCGAACTCGAAGCTGTGGCCAGCGTCGGCATCCATGCCGTGCCCGCCGACGTGTCGGACGAGCAGAGTGTCGTCGACGCGCACGCGCGCATCGAGGCGGACTACGGAGTTGTCGACATCGTCGTCTATTCGGCGGGCACCAACGTGCGCAACCGCTACTGGGCCGACACGACCCCCGCGGACTTCGCCCGCGTGGTCGACGTCAACCTCACCGGTGCGATGCGGGTCATCCACGCGGTGCTGCCCGGGATGCGCGGAAAGAGCGACGGCCTGATCGTTGTGGTCTCGTCCTGGGCCGGATGGCGCTTCGCCCCCGGTGTCGGCGCCGGATACTCCACGAGCAAAACGGCGCTCGGCGCGCTCGTCGAAACGGTCAACGCACAAGAACGTTTGCAGGGCATCCGTGCAACGCACCTGTGCCCCGGCGAGGTGCGAACGGAGATCCTCAACACGAGGCCCGTGGTGCCCACCGCGGAGGAGCAGGAACTCATGCTCACCTCCGAAGACCTCGGGGACGCGGTGCGCTACATCGCCGAGCTCCCCTCGCGAGTGTGCATCAACGAACTCGTGATCACCCCGACCTCCAACACCTCCTACGCGTAA
- a CDS encoding DAK2 domain-containing protein, producing the protein MATSIRDVRELLAVALPALAAHEETLRQLDAALGDGDLGITVRSGSEAVQSALAALPDDAPMDALLRAAGRAFATANPSTFAALVGGGLLAAAGTVPGVDAVDRATASRIAQAVTDRIAERGGAVVGDKTILDALVPSLAILAADDDRPAVEVATAMRDEALARVEETASLRSEKGRAAWVGERSIGQADPGATAYALFLTELVAALEATP; encoded by the coding sequence ATGGCGACCTCCATCCGTGACGTGCGCGAACTGCTCGCCGTAGCTCTCCCCGCTCTCGCGGCGCACGAAGAGACCCTCAGACAACTCGACGCCGCGCTCGGGGACGGCGACCTCGGCATCACGGTGCGCAGTGGCAGTGAGGCCGTGCAGTCGGCTCTTGCGGCACTGCCCGACGATGCTCCGATGGATGCCCTCCTCCGCGCCGCGGGACGGGCGTTCGCGACCGCGAACCCGTCCACCTTCGCTGCTCTCGTCGGCGGGGGCCTGCTTGCTGCGGCCGGAACGGTGCCGGGAGTCGACGCCGTCGATCGTGCGACCGCCTCCCGCATCGCGCAGGCGGTCACCGATCGCATCGCCGAGCGTGGTGGTGCCGTCGTCGGCGACAAGACGATCCTCGATGCGCTCGTGCCGAGCCTCGCGATCCTCGCCGCCGACGACGACCGTCCGGCCGTCGAGGTCGCGACCGCCATGCGCGACGAGGCGCTCGCTCGTGTGGAAGAGACGGCCAGCCTGCGCTCCGAGAAGGGCCGTGCCGCCTGGGTCGGCGAGCGCAGCATCGGCCAGGCCGATCCCGGTGCCACCGCCTACGCGCTCTTCCTCACCGAACTCGTCGCCGCGTTGGAGGCCACACCATGA
- a CDS encoding dihydroxyacetone kinase subunit DhaK produces the protein MKKIINSPDAFVDEVIDGLLLAHGASLVAASPDKRALVRAGSPDGTVGIVTGGGSGHLPLFLGYVGTGLCSGVAVGNVFSSPSAEQVLAATTASDSGRGVLYLYGNYGGDVFNFDLAADLADAEGIRTRTVVGTDDVASASRERAASRRGVAGIVFAYKIAGASASRGDDLDTVARIAQAAVDATGTMGVGLSPTILPAAGKPTFELPDGEMEIGIGLHGETGQSRGPLESADSITDQLVEHILDDREIAAGDRVAVLVNGLGATPLEELYVMYRRTNQILQERGISVHRAFVGEYATSLEMAGASISIIRLDDELTELLDAPASSPLVGRF, from the coding sequence ATGAAGAAGATCATCAACTCGCCGGATGCGTTCGTCGACGAGGTCATCGATGGCCTGCTCCTCGCTCACGGCGCCAGCCTCGTCGCCGCATCGCCGGACAAACGCGCACTCGTGCGCGCAGGCTCGCCCGACGGGACCGTCGGCATCGTCACGGGTGGCGGAAGCGGGCACCTGCCCCTGTTCCTCGGATACGTGGGAACGGGACTGTGCTCCGGAGTCGCCGTCGGCAACGTCTTCTCCTCGCCCTCCGCGGAGCAGGTACTCGCCGCCACCACCGCGAGCGACTCGGGTCGAGGGGTGCTCTACCTCTACGGCAACTACGGCGGCGACGTCTTCAACTTCGACCTCGCAGCCGATCTCGCCGACGCCGAGGGGATCCGCACGCGCACCGTCGTCGGAACCGACGACGTCGCGAGCGCCTCACGGGAGCGGGCGGCATCACGCCGCGGCGTCGCCGGGATCGTCTTCGCCTACAAGATTGCTGGCGCCTCCGCCTCGCGCGGTGACGACCTCGATACCGTCGCCCGGATCGCGCAAGCCGCCGTAGATGCGACCGGAACCATGGGTGTCGGGCTCTCACCGACGATCCTCCCCGCAGCGGGCAAGCCCACGTTCGAACTGCCCGACGGCGAGATGGAAATCGGAATCGGCCTGCACGGCGAGACGGGACAGAGTCGCGGACCGCTCGAGAGCGCGGACTCGATCACCGACCAACTCGTTGAGCACATCCTCGACGACCGCGAGATCGCAGCGGGAGACCGCGTGGCCGTCCTCGTGAACGGACTCGGAGCCACCCCGCTCGAAGAGCTCTACGTGATGTACCGACGCACCAACCAGATCCTGCAGGAGCGTGGCATCTCCGTGCACCGTGCGTTCGTTGGCGAGTACGCCACGAGCCTGGAGATGGCCGGTGCCTCGATCAGCATCATCCGTCTCGACGACGAACTGACCGAACTGCTCGACGCCCCGGCATCAAGCCCCCTCGTCGGGAGGTTCTGA
- a CDS encoding carbohydrate ABC transporter permease: MSAITHSSVQSVARTRRRRGKSVVGPTFRTIAIVFVVLLFIAPLAWMLLAAFKTNLDIVTPSRTFDFTPTLGNFETVFGAQNFLPFILNSLIVGFGSTVVALILGVPAAYGIARYTIRNATAFVLLARVIPGVSLLIPWYFLFSQVQLVGTYTVLILTHIFVTMPLVVAIMTGFFEGLPNELEEAAQIDGCGKVEAFIRVVLPLSLPGLATSAILSFIFSWNNFLFALVLSNQSTRTLPVAISNFTSYASVDWGGLMAAAVIITIPVMLVALFAQKYVISGLTAGATKG, encoded by the coding sequence ATGAGCGCCATCACCCACTCGAGCGTGCAGTCCGTCGCTCGCACGCGTCGCCGTCGCGGCAAGAGCGTGGTCGGGCCCACCTTCCGCACGATCGCGATCGTGTTCGTTGTGCTCCTCTTCATCGCGCCCCTCGCGTGGATGCTCCTGGCAGCCTTCAAAACCAACCTCGACATCGTCACCCCCAGCCGCACGTTCGACTTCACTCCGACGCTCGGTAACTTCGAGACGGTCTTCGGCGCCCAGAACTTCCTGCCGTTCATCCTCAACAGCCTCATCGTCGGCTTCGGATCGACCGTTGTCGCGCTCATCCTGGGAGTGCCCGCGGCCTACGGAATCGCCCGCTACACGATCCGCAATGCCACGGCGTTTGTACTCCTGGCGCGTGTGATCCCGGGTGTGAGCCTGCTGATCCCGTGGTACTTCCTCTTCAGCCAGGTGCAGCTCGTCGGCACCTACACGGTGCTCATCCTCACGCACATCTTCGTCACGATGCCGCTCGTTGTCGCCATCATGACCGGATTCTTCGAGGGGCTGCCCAACGAGCTCGAGGAGGCTGCACAAATCGACGGATGCGGCAAGGTCGAGGCCTTCATCCGTGTTGTCCTGCCGCTCTCGCTGCCGGGCCTCGCCACGAGCGCGATCCTGTCGTTCATCTTCAGTTGGAACAACTTCCTGTTTGCGCTCGTGCTCTCCAACCAGAGCACACGAACCCTCCCGGTCGCGATCTCCAATTTCACGAGCTACGCCTCCGTCGACTGGGGCGGCCTCATGGCTGCCGCCGTCATCATCACGATCCCCGTGATGCTCGTGGCGCTGTTCGCGCAGAAGTACGTCATCTCCGGCCTCACGGCCGGCGCGACCAAGGGCTAA
- a CDS encoding carbohydrate ABC transporter permease, which produces MTTTAKPTLAPRRHVANTVSNWVDRNLKWIFTAPAIAFVALLIIFPIGYTVFLSLTDSASSVTRPFDFIGFDNYAYWLTDVTRFWPAVGRTAYFTAVALTLELGFGLAIALLLRKTFRGQSIVRVFILLPLVATPVAVGMMWLLIFEPTIGFANVLMKSLGLPAQLWLSGKESALNTIIFIDVWQWTPMIILILLAGLSTIPEEPEEAALVDGANAWQRFRHVTLPLLMPTLGAAAILRSIDAMKTFDIIYATKGRNGGSNNEAETLNMLAYNESFGNSQYGSAAALLMLFLTFIIIILAVLAILRKKGTRV; this is translated from the coding sequence ATGACTACCACCGCAAAGCCGACGCTCGCGCCTCGGCGTCACGTCGCAAACACGGTCTCGAACTGGGTCGACCGCAACCTCAAGTGGATCTTCACAGCTCCCGCGATCGCGTTCGTCGCGCTGCTCATCATCTTCCCGATCGGATACACGGTCTTTCTCTCGCTGACGGACTCCGCGAGCTCCGTCACGCGCCCGTTCGACTTCATCGGATTCGACAATTACGCCTACTGGCTCACCGATGTGACCCGCTTCTGGCCGGCCGTCGGTCGCACCGCGTACTTCACAGCGGTCGCCCTCACCCTCGAGCTCGGCTTCGGCCTCGCCATCGCACTCCTGCTGCGCAAGACGTTCCGCGGACAGAGCATCGTACGCGTCTTCATCCTTCTGCCGCTGGTTGCTACCCCCGTCGCGGTCGGCATGATGTGGCTCCTCATCTTCGAGCCCACCATCGGGTTCGCCAACGTACTCATGAAGTCCCTCGGCCTTCCCGCCCAGCTCTGGCTGTCCGGCAAGGAAAGCGCGCTCAACACGATCATCTTCATCGACGTGTGGCAGTGGACGCCCATGATCATCCTCATCCTCCTCGCCGGGCTCTCGACGATCCCCGAGGAACCGGAGGAGGCAGCTCTCGTGGACGGCGCCAACGCATGGCAGCGCTTCCGTCACGTCACACTGCCCCTGCTCATGCCCACCCTGGGGGCTGCAGCCATCCTCCGCTCGATCGACGCGATGAAGACCTTCGACATCATCTATGCGACGAAGGGGCGAAACGGAGGCTCAAACAACGAGGCCGAGACGCTCAACATGCTCGCCTATAACGAGAGTTTCGGTAACTCCCAGTACGGCAGCGCCGCAGCACTCCTGATGCTGTTCCTCACCTTCATCATCATCATCCTCGCCGTCCTTGCCATTCTGCGTAAGAAGGGAACCCGCGTATGA